In Marmota flaviventris isolate mMarFla1 chromosome 19, mMarFla1.hap1, whole genome shotgun sequence, the DNA window TCCTAAGGAATTTGGGGGATTGTCATTTCCTTCTCCAATGTCCTCAAGAGAGATCCTTTGAGAAATCAAGTGAAGTTTGGCATCATGGAGACTCAGCAGCTGGTTCCAAGAACAAAAAGTAATGGGGAAGCGGTGGGGAAAGCGGTGGTCAATGAGAAGGCTGAGTCTTTCCGTTCACAAACATTCTATTCTGCAGGTGCGCCCCGGCCCAGGTGACAGATGTGGCACTGGGTAACAATGCTGGCGGGAGGCTCAGGGTTGAGAAGGTAGGTGCAATTCTGAGTCAAGACGCTGGGCAAGAACCCAGAGGGTGCTGAGTGAGTGTGCTGGGTGAGGAAGGGGTTGGAAGCGATGCTAAGGGAGGAGGTGATGGCAGATGGCAGGGATCCTCAGAAttgcattatttaaaaacttgaaCGTGCAACCCCATCCCCCACTTCTGGCCCATTGGAAGTGGGGGCTTCCACCGCCTCATCCTCACTGCCCACCAGTGGCTCCTCTTCCCCCTTTGTGTTGGAACCTGACCCAGACTTTAGTTCCTCCAGCACCAAGGAGCCCTGGCGAGACTTCCGTCTGCTGAAGAAAGTGGTGAGCAAGGGCCGCTGGCCAGACACCTCCGTCTCAAGGACCCTAGAGTCTTTGTtgcccccagcacctccccctGGAGTGGTTGTGGCCTCCTCATCAGGGACCCTGGCTGGCCCAGCCCAGGCATCCACCACTCCATTGCGCTTTCCACCTGTGTTCAGCATCAGGACCCCGGTTCGCCTCTTCTGTCGCCGGCGCCACAgcaggagcagggccaggaggactATGACCACCAGCAGGGCCACAAGCACAGGTACCAGCAGCATGCCATTCGACCCTGATTTTTGCGGGGAGCTAGTGCTTATGCTTATAGAGGACTGGGAGGTAGTAGATGCAGAGGTTTTTATGCTAGACACTGggggtcctttggtcacagtggAGGTCCCCAGAGAGCTGGTTGTCATGGTGACAGAGTGTCCGTTGGTTTCATTGGAAGGTTCCAGAGAGATAGTTGCCATGGTGACAGGGAGTCCACTGGTCTCATTGGAGGGTTCCAGAGAGCTGCTTGTCATGGTGACAGGGGGTCCACTGGTCTCATTGGAAGGTTCCAGAGAGATAGTTGTCATGGTGACAGGGAGTCCACTGGTCTCACTGGAGGGTTCCAGAGAGCTGCTTGTCATGGTGGCAAGGGGTCCACTGGTCTCATTGGAAGGTTCCAGAGAGCTAGTTGCTATGGTGACAGGGGGTCTGCTGGTTTCCTTGGAGGTTTCCAGAGAGCTAGTTGCCTTAGTAACAAAGGGTACACTGGTCTTGTTGGAGGTCTCCAGAGAACTAGTTGTCATGACGACAGGGAGCTTATTAGTCACATTGGAGGTGTCCAGAGAGTCAAATGTCATGTTTTCACTTGTCACAGTGAGGTTTCCCGAAGACTTCACTGCTTCAGTGACAGAAGGGTCACTAGTTGCATTAGAGGTTTGGGGGAGTGCTGATGACTTCTCAGTGGACACTTCCTGGGATGTTGTTGGCTCAGGTACAGGGGGCCCAGTGCTGGCGCCAGTGAAAGTCTGAGGGTGGGTCACGTCACTGGTTGTAAAGGTAGTTGAGGAGGGTGGGTTTGAGACCAGGCTTCCAGTGCTACTGGCCTCCTTAGGGTCACTTGTTATTGGCATGGCGGAGTTATCTGATTTGAAGTTCCCGGTTTCAAAGCTACCTGCGACTGAAGAAGCAGAGGATCTTCCTGTGTTATGCGTCATGTTCACCAGAGACTCTTGGCTCACCACCTGGACCCAGAAGCccccaaagagaaggagaagcagcGCCATTTCCAGAGCGACAGGCATGCACAGGAGTTGAGACCTGCGGGTGGGGAAGTTGGAGAAACAGAACACTCAGGGGCTAGGGGAAGGACCTAGCCAagccctcccctctgcccacttCCCTGCCAACTGCCAGCCCAACTTGTGGTTTAACGACTTTTCCACCCTCACTTTTACTATTATCAAAAATAACAAGGGAATGTGCTGGCAGCTCCCCTATCACCCCCACCATATGCACCCCGCACCCCAAGCCTTGGCAACTGAGACTCCAGCAGTGACCATGCCCTCCAGGCCTCTCCTTATTCTATGTAGCCCAATGGCTCCAGATTCTCTCTTCCCATCACCTGTCAGGATCTTTTTAAGCCATATGCACACTGCCAGGTCTTCTGAGGCCTCTGCCTACCCCAGGTCACACACTCTTACCAGTTCAATTTGATAAGGTGCAGGGCTGGCGCCAGCCACTCCAACTCCTCCTAAGGTTCAGGCAGGACTGGGGCAGACTGGGCCCCAAGGGGAAAGGAAGTGGGCTCTGgctccacccaccccacccctgcatcCTGCCCCACCCGCTCCTGCTCCCATCACCACGGGGTACTGGAGGACTTGGGGGCTcagcagagggaggagagggtgTGGGTTTTCTGGAATGGGAATTTGGGTCTTAATTGGGGTACAGGATGGCAAAGGGTGAGAGCTGGCATAAGAAGGTGCATCTAGGGGGTGCAGAggaggagatgggaggggagggtggtTTCCTTTACAGCTGTGGTCCCCCAAGCTGTTAGGTCAGGACCCAGGGTGGTGCATTTCCTGTCCCCAAGAGCTCCCAGGAAGTAGCAGGGTCAGGGGAAGCCCCAGACTCTGACTGGGGGCCCTGAAAGCCTTTGCAGGCTGATAAGTTCTTGACCACACCAGAAGGAATTAAGGGTCACCACAACAGCCCCCATTAGGACATGCTTAACTAAACCAAGGCCATTACAAAACATTTCGTACACCATGATCTTATTTTTGTATGCTACTAGTAAACATGTGGGGATCTATATGGAAAATGGTCTGGAAATATATCTACTGAGGGGTTAGCCCAATTGTACTTGGCTGGGTGAGAGTAGGGATTCTCTCCTCCAGCCCACccaaggtgctggggatggaatccaaggcctcaaacatgctgtgcaggggctttaccactgagctacacccccagccccaagtaaAGAACtctgtaaattttgtttttcctttggacAGTTTGTTTCCTGACTTTCCTCTAATTGAGAAGCTTAAACTTTTTGGTATGTGTCGTTTTGGGGTTTTGcctttaaaaactgatttttatattGTAAAAGCAACACTTGTGCATAATAAATTAGAACAGGTCCCTAGCAGAGTCAGGGAGTATACCCTAGTTACAAGCTGATGAGTTAATCTGACCCAAAGACATGAGACTCTTGGGTCAGAGACTTAGGAATTCATTACTCACagaatagcaagaaaaatgagcTTTAGGTTTATATCGATGCCGGGAGTCCCTGGGGGGAGGTGACACAGAAGggtccattttgtgtgtgtgtgggggggggtggcggggggattgaatccagggctttgtgcatgctaggcaagcactctaccaactgagctatttccccagcccagAAGGGTCCACATTTCCACTGTGTACACAGTAGGCCGACATGGCAGCCAAGGAACCCTGAccttgagacagggtattgcctCTTTTATAGCCCGTGGTAAGCCAACCTACTGCATGTCTTGAAGGGAGACACAGCTTCATCCCTGAGTTGCCCACTACAAACACAATGCTGAAAACGACTTGGGTATGGAATGATCAGGGCTTGCATCTTTGGCATACCAATAAGAATGTGCAGGGATGCTTAGGGGCTGTGGCTGATGGCTTTTCCTACCAGTCAGCAGAgtatcaaatgaaaatgaaaagtttca includes these proteins:
- the Spn gene encoding leukosialin — translated: MPVALEMALLLLLFGGFWVQVVSQESLVNMTHNTGRSSASSVAGSFETGNFKSDNSAMPITSDPKEASSTGSLVSNPPSSTTFTTSDVTHPQTFTGASTGPPVPEPTTSQEVSTEKSSALPQTSNATSDPSVTEAVKSSGNLTVTSENMTFDSLDTSNVTNKLPVVMTTSSLETSNKTSVPFVTKATSSLETSKETSRPPVTIATSSLEPSNETSGPLATMTSSSLEPSSETSGLPVTMTTISLEPSNETSGPPVTMTSSSLEPSNETSGLPVTMATISLEPSNETNGHSVTMTTSSLGTSTVTKGPPVSSIKTSASTTSQSSISISTSSPQKSGSNGMLLVPVLVALLVVIVLLALLLLWRRRQKRRTGVLMLNTGGKRNGVVDAWAGPARVPDEEATTTPGGGAGGNKDSRVLETEVSGQRPLLTTFFSRRKSRQGSLVLEELKSGSGSNTKGEEEPLVGSEDEAVEAPTSNGPEVGDGVARSSF